In the Candidatus Deferrimicrobium sp. genome, TTGGAACCGTTATTGATCGCCAGCAGATCCGGATGAACCCCCGCCGCCGTCAGCCGCTCCATGAGTTCCACGGCCTCTCCGACGGTCGACAGGTGCGCCTCGGTCCCTGCCGATTTGATCTCCCCCACCTCCACCTCGAGGCCGAGCCCGCGCTCCGCGATGGGGCCCGCCAGGCTCGCGGTGATCCGGGCGTTGTCGGGGATCTCGTTGAACGACGCGTCGATGGCGAAACTCGTGTACCCGGCGGCGAGCTCCGCGGCGATCAGCGCGCGGGCGCCCTCGACCTCGGCCTCCGTCGTGTTCTTCACGGTGATGTGGTCTCCGTGGATGACGAACGGGGTGTCGAACTCCGCCCTCTTCGCCGCTGCGACGATCGTGCGTACGAAGATCTCCGGGGTCATCCCCGTGTAGCCCCCCTTCAAATCCCCTTCCGACTTGGCAAGTTCGAACGCGACCACCGCGTCCATCTCCTTCGCCGCCCGCATGATCCCCGGGATGACGAGGGGGATCCGGATGTTGCACGCCATGACGATCGTCTTGTGGGACGCGAGAGCGCGATATACGTCGCGACCGTTGACCGGGCACGCCGGATTCCCCGGTGGAATCTCCCTTGACGCATTTTCCGGTACGAACCGCTTGACCGACTTGTAATCCATGGGACCTCCTTCAGGATGGCCCCCCCATTATTGGAATTTTGGACCCGCTCGTCAAGGCGGTCGGTCGCTCCTCCCGCAGGGAGCGTGGTAAACTGCAGCGGATGATCGGGCACCCTTCCCCGCTGCGCGTCGGGCGCATCCCGTACGCCAATCTTGTCCCCATTTTCCACGGACTCGGGATCGGTGACGTGCCGGGCGGGGTTTCGTTCGTCGACGGGCATCCCTCCGAACTGAACCGGATGCTGCGGGACGGGGGTCTGGACCTGTCCCCCTCCTCCTCCATCGAGTACGCCGTCCACCCGGACCGATACCTCCTTTGCCCCGGGATTTCCGTCTCCTCGAAGCGCCGCGTGATGAGCGTCCTGCTCCTGTCGAACGGACCGCTCCGGCAGCTTCCTCCCGAACCGATCGCGGTCACCGGGAACTCGGATACCTCAATCATGCTGCTCGAGATCCTCCTCCGCGAGTCGCTTGGGCGCGCCAACCTCCTCGTGCGTACGAAGCTTTCCGCGAGGGAGGCGCTGCGCCGCTATCCGGCCCATCTCGTGATCGGGGACGAGGCGATCCGGGCAGCCGTCGACGGCGTGGCGCCGCACGTCACCGATCTCGGTGAGTGGTGGCGGCGCGAGACGGGGAAACCCTTCGTCTTCGCCCTTTGGATCGCTACCCGAAGCGCGTGGGAGGAGCGCAGGGATCCCCTGTACCGGTTCTCCGTCGCCCTTCTGGAGGCGAAACGCTCCGCGCAGGCATCGATCCGCCGGGGGGAGTACCCGTGGGGAGGCCCCGAATGGATCCCCCCCGCCTTCCGGGAGGACTACTGGCACTGTCTCTCCTACGACCTCGGGGAGGAATCGGAAGGGCTTTCCCTTTTTTACGAATTGGCGGCGAAGATCGGCCGGATCGCCGCGGCGCCACCTCTTCGCTTCCTCGAAACCGGCTAGTGTACCGTCGTGGTAAAATAGGGTATCCCGCCGGGAGGAGACACGATGATCGACAAGGAGATGAAGATCGAGGACGTGCTCCGTCGATATCCGCAGGCGATTCCCGTCTTCGAGCGGTTCGGATTCGACTGCGCGCAGTGCCAGCTCTCCGAATACGAAAACCTGGAGCACGGCGCGAAGGTCCACGGGATCGACCTATCGGTACTGCTGAAGGAATTGAACGAGTCGCTGGCGGTGAAGGGGTAGGCTTCCGATCAGCCGGACCGGGAGTAGTCCGCCCGGGCGTCGTCGGACTCCCACACGGTGACGCGGGACACACGCGCCGGCGCCGCGATCGTTTTCCCCATTTCCTCGTACAAGTGGCGGGCGAGATTCTCCGAGGACGGGTTCATCCCGTCGAACGGCGGGACATCGTTCAGGTACCGGTGGTCGAACCGGGAGAGGAGGTCGTTCAGCGACGTCTTGAGGAACCGAAAGTCGAGGGCGATTCCCCGTTCGTCGAGCGTCGGCGACTCCACCGTGACTTCCACCCGCCAATTGTGCCCATGCAGTCGCTCGCAGTTCCCTTCGTACCCGCGCAGGCGATGGGCCGCGGCGAAGGACGTTCGCACGGTCAAGGCGTACAAGCCTGAACTCATCGATCCTCCAAGGGCGAAAGGATCAGCCTGGATTTCGATGCGGCGCGGGTTTGCCAGTTTCGGATCTCCTGCGTGATCCGCGCATCGATCATCTCGTCCCGGACCTCCTCCAAGGTCGGTTTCGCTCCGCTTCCCGGGGAAGAAGTCCTGCGCTCAAACTCCCTCTGCACGTCGTCGTCCTTCACCTCCACGAACACCGCTACCCGGCGGTTGAAGAAATCCCGGATGAGCAGTTTCCGGCGGATCCATTCCCGGGTTTCCCCGGGGGCGATTTTCCCTTTGCAGGGGGACGCGCACGCCGCCATCCGGGACTCCGCCTCCCGCACGTACCCCTCCAGCGCCGCGTTGTCCACCGCACCGAGAAGAAGCTTCCGCTGCTCCTGGAGCGCCAGCGTGTCGAGGATCAGGCGATCCCGGGCATCACGGAGGGACAGGTTCTCCACTTCGGTCCCCGGCATCGCGGCGCACCGGAGAAAGCACGCCTCCCGCTCGACATCGGAGACGAAGAGCACCTCGCCGTTCACCGTTGCGGCGGTGGACTCGTAAACACGGTACCCTTCGGCCGCCTCCCCCGCGGCGGTAGAAAGGAACAGGAGGCCCAGCAGGATGGGCATGCCGGGTTTCACGTCGACAGTTCGAAGGAGATGTCGAGAGCGGGGGCGGAGTGGGTGATCGCGCCGACGGCGATGGCGGACACCCCCGTGCGGGCGTACTCCTCTATATTTCCGAGATGGATTCCCCCGGACGCCTCGAGGAGGACCTTCCCGCCGAAGCGCACGACCGCCTCCCGGACCATCGACGGCGTCATGTTGTCGAGGAGGACCGCGTCGGCCCCCGCCGCGACCGCTCCCTCCACGTCCGGAAGCGCCTCCACCTCGACCTCGACGCGGAGGAGGTGGTGTGCCGCAGAACGCGCCGCTGCGACCGCCGGGGCGATCCCTCCCGCAGCGCGGATCCCGTTCTCCTTGATGAGGATCCCGTCCGAAAGGGAGAACCGATGGTTCGCCCCGCCCCCCACCCGGACGGCGTACTTCTCGAGAACCCGGAGCAGCGGCGTCGTTTTCCGCGTGTCGAGCAGCTTCGTTCCGTGCGCGGCGATCCGGGAAGCGTAGAGGGACGTCGCGGTGGCCACGCCCGAGAGCCGTTGGAGGAAGTTGAGGGCCACCCGCTCCGCCCTCAGTAGGGAGCCGGCCGGACCGGACGCTTCCCCGACCCGGTCGCCTCGAGCCACCCGACACCCGTCGGGGGAGAAGGAAACCGAAACGGAAGGGTCGACCTGGCGGAACACCTCCGTTGCGACCGGCCCGCCGCACAGCACTCCGTCCCCCCCCGCCAGGAAGAGGCCGGACGCATCGCCCTGGAACATCTCCCCGAACGGGTCGCCGAAAGGAGCGTCCTCGCGCAGGGCCGCGCGGACGATCTCCTTGTACAGGTGCCGGGAGATCACGCCAGGTATCGGCTCACCAACTCGAGGTTCTTCCCGAGCTTGGTGAGCTTCTGTTCCAGCGTTTTCTCGCGATCGCGCAGGGCGTCGATGATGTCCAGGGGGGCTTTGGCGGTGAACCGCGTGTTTCCCAGCTGCCCGGCGACGCGGGCGTATTCCGCGTTCGTCTTCTCCACCTCCTTGCGCAGACGCTTCGCCTCCTGCCCGAAGTCGATGAGTCCCTCGAGGGGGAGGCAGACCTCGATGTCGTTCACCACCGCGGTCGCGTCCTTCACGGGGATGTAGTCGGGATCGACGTACGATACCCGCCCGGCCCGGGCGAGCCGCCGGACGATCTCCTCGTGCTCCCGCAGGAATTTCTGCTCCTCCACCTGGCCTTTCAGGCGAACTTCGACCTTCTTTCCCGGCGGGACGTTGAGCTCGCTGCGGATGTTGCGAACCGCCCGGATGACCTCCATCAGGTGCGCCATCTCGTCCTCGATGTTCTCGTCGGTCGCGCCGGTATCGACGGCGGGGTACGGCCGGTCGTACAGGAGACCCCGCTTCCCCGGCAGGGCGTGCCACAACTCCTCGGTGATGAAGGGGATGAACGGATGGCCGAGCGCGAGGATCGTTTCGTAGACCCGGATCAGGACGGCCCGCTGCAGTTGCCGTTCCACCTCGCCCGCCTCGGGGGAAAGCGCGGGCTTGATCATTTCGAGGTACCAGTCGCAGAACTCGTGCCACACGAACTGGTAGAAGGCGGAGCCCGCCTCGTTGAACCGATACTCCTCGATCCCCCGGCGGACCTCGTCGATCACGCGCTGGAGCCGGGAGAGGATCCACCGGTCCGTCACCGGCAGGTCCTCCGGAAGCTCCCATGGGGTCGCGTCGTCGACGTGCATCCGGACGAAGCGGCCCGCCTGGTAGAGCTTGTTCATGAAGTTTCGGTACCCCTCGACCCGGTCGTCGGACATCCGGATGTCCCGCCCCTGGGCGGCCAGCGCGACGAGGGTGAAGCGGAAGGCGTCGGTGCCGAACCGGTCGATCACGGCGAGGGGGTCGATGACGTTCCCCCTCGTCTTGCTCATCTTCTCGCCCCTTGCGTCCCGGACGAGGGCGTGGATCACGACATCGCGGAAGGGGGCCTTCCCCGTGAACTCGATCCCCATCATCATCATCCTCGCGACCCAGAAAAAGAGGATGTCGAATCCCGTCACCAGCACGGATGTGGGGTAGTACCGTTCGAGATCCGCCGTCCTTTCGGGCCACCCGAGCGTCGAGAACGGCCAGAGACCGGAGGAGAACCAGGTGTCGAGAACGTCCTCCTCCTGCCGAAGGTCGGTTTCCCCGCACGCCTCGCACTTCGTCGGGGGGTCGATCTCGACCATCGTGTTCCCGCACGCCCCGCAGTGGAAGGCCGGGATGCGATGTCCCCACCAGATCTGCCGGGAAATGCACCAGTCGTGGATATTCTCCATCCACTCGTAATACGTCTTCTCCCATTGCGCCGGAACGATCCGGGTCTCGCCCTCGCGCACCGCGCGGATGGCGGGGGCGGCCAGCGGCTTCGTCTTCACGAACCACTGCATGCTCTCCGACGGTTCCACCACGGTCCGGCACCGATAGCAGTGGCCGATATTGTGGAGGTACGGCTCCTCCCGGACGAGCAGCCCCTCTTCAGCGAGTTTCGCGACGACCGCGTCGCGGCATGCGAACCGGTCCATCCCGGCGAAGGCGCCCGCGTCCCGCGTCATCGCGCCGGATTCGTCGATCACCCGGACGGAGGGGAGCCCGTGCCGCCTCGCCACCTCGAAATCGTTCACGTCGTGGGCCGGCGTGATCTTCACCGCACCGGTCCCGAACTCGCGATCCACCATCTCGTCGGCTACGACGGGAATCGGCCGGTTCATCAGCGGCAGCCGCAGGGTCGTCCCGATCCGTCCCGAGTACCGGTCGTCCTTCGGGTTGACCGCGACGGCGGTGTCGCCCAGCATCGTTTCGGGCCGCGTGGTCGCGACGACGACGCCCTCCTCCCCGGACATCCCGGGATAGCGGATATACCAGAGCGCCCCCTTCTTCTCCACGTAGGAGACCTCGAGGTCCGAGAGCGCCGTGCGGCAGCGTGGGCACCAGTTGATGATGTATCGCCCGCGGTAGACGAGCCCCTTCCGGTAGAGCCGGACGAACGCTTCGCGGACCGCGCGAGAGAGGCCCTCGTCCATCGTGAATCGTTCACGCTCCCAGTCGCACGCGGCGCCCAGGCGTTTCAGCTGGTTCAGAATCGTGCCGCCGCTCTGCTCTTTCCACTTCCAGACCCGCTCGATGAAGGCCGCTCGCCCCAGCTCCTGCCGGGAGATCCCCTCCTTTCCGAGCTCCCGCTCCACAACGTTCTGTGTGGCGATCCCGGCATGGTCGGTGCCCGGAAGCCAAAGCGCATTGCGCCCGTTCATCCGCGCGTATCGCAGAAGGACATCCTGCAGCGTGATGTTCAGCGCGTGCCCCATGTGGAGGGAGCCGGTAACGTTCGGAGGCGGGATGACGATCGAGTACGCATCGCCCGGCCGGGATGGGTCGGCATGGAAGGAGCCCGCCGCGATCCAGGCGGCATACCAGCGCTCCTCCACGGACTTCGGGTCGTACGGTTTCTCTTTCTCCGGTCCCTTCTCGTTCATCGGCGAAAACGCTCCATGGTCGGAAATTCAGTTCGAGGACGGCCGGACGCGATCACCCGGACGCGCCTTCGGCGCGGGCGAAACGAAGGCTACCGGTTCAGGGGGAAGACTTCCCGGCCTGGCTGCGGATCCGGGCGATCTCCTCGCGGATAAGCGCTTCCGCGGTGGACGGGATCACCTCCCACGCAACGGCCTCTACCGACTCGCGAACCTTCGCGGAGAACTCCGCGGCAAGACGGTCCGTCATCTCCCACATCACCTTTTCCACCGCTTCGGAGGCGACGGTCCGGAAGATCTCCTCGGCGCGGCCGGCGAAGAATTCCCGCAACTCCGCATCCCCCGGCCGGGAACCGGCGTCGGGCGGGGTGATCAACGACGCGGGTGGCTCGGGGGCCGACTTTTCGGCGGCATGATCCGCCACCGCCGGTTCCGGAACGGCGGATTCCGCGACGACAGGCTCCGCGGCGGCGGGCGGCTCGGGAATCGGTTCCCCGGCGACCGGAAAGATCCGGAGCGAGGCGGGAGTCCCGGGCGAAACGGCTTCGGCAGGCGGCAAGGGGAGCTCCACCCCTTCAAGATGCTCGATCTCCTCGATCTCCTCCACATCATCCAGAGCCGGCGAGAGATCGGTCACGGGCGACGGCGAATCCACCGAAAGGTCGCTTTCGATGTGATCGACCGCCGCCGCGGTGCCAGGGAGGGGCGGCTCCGCGGAGACTCCGCTTTCGGACCCCTCGATCTCGTCGATCGACACATCGAACTCGTTGAAGGCGGGAGGGGCGCTGACCCCTCCGGGAAGGATCGCCCCGGGGAGCAGTCCTTCCAGTGCCGCCGGGGGCGCTGTGGATTTCCCC is a window encoding:
- a CDS encoding response regulator, with amino-acid sequence MQKKLLLAEDSLTIRKVFELALSRSDIAVTAVDNGEDAVRLAGEIFPDLVVADITLPGKNGFAIAAELRAMEQTEKIPVLILSGAMIPLDEARFKASGARGVLFKPFESRELLEKIEPLLREETSVPEARKQQEAPAIDERWDFSDVLNEVETETGKSTAPPAALEGLLPGAILPGGVSAPPAFNEFDVSIDEIEGSESGVSAEPPLPGTAAAVDHIESDLSVDSPSPVTDLSPALDDVEEIEEIEHLEGVELPLPPAEAVSPGTPASLRIFPVAGEPIPEPPAAAEPVVAESAVPEPAVADHAAEKSAPEPPASLITPPDAGSRPGDAELREFFAGRAEEIFRTVASEAVEKVMWEMTDRLAAEFSAKVRESVEAVAWEVIPSTAEALIREEIARIRSQAGKSSP
- the nadC gene encoding carboxylating nicotinate-nucleotide diphosphorylase, encoding MISRHLYKEIVRAALREDAPFGDPFGEMFQGDASGLFLAGGDGVLCGGPVATEVFRQVDPSVSVSFSPDGCRVARGDRVGEASGPAGSLLRAERVALNFLQRLSGVATATSLYASRIAAHGTKLLDTRKTTPLLRVLEKYAVRVGGGANHRFSLSDGILIKENGIRAAGGIAPAVAAARSAAHHLLRVEVEVEALPDVEGAVAAGADAVLLDNMTPSMVREAVVRFGGKVLLEASGGIHLGNIEEYARTGVSAIAVGAITHSAPALDISFELST
- a CDS encoding class II fructose-bisphosphate aldolase is translated as MDYKSVKRFVPENASREIPPGNPACPVNGRDVYRALASHKTIVMACNIRIPLVIPGIMRAAKEMDAVVAFELAKSEGDLKGGYTGMTPEIFVRTIVAAAKRAEFDTPFVIHGDHITVKNTTEAEVEGARALIAAELAAGYTSFAIDASFNEIPDNARITASLAGPIAERGLGLEVEVGEIKSAGTEAHLSTVGEAVELMERLTAAGVHPDLLAINNGSKHGNYLEGEKISIDLDRTGEIYRAIHDRFGVSIAQHGITGTPLHLIGKFAEYGIRKGNVGTQWQNIAHAGLPPELMGRMREWAKGAGKDIKFATKPFKAEIDAVPAPVASMIEKAAYDEAKLLFQAFRAAGTAKIVAGALVGRA
- the queD gene encoding 6-carboxytetrahydropterin synthase QueD, which gives rise to MSSGLYALTVRTSFAAAHRLRGYEGNCERLHGHNWRVEVTVESPTLDERGIALDFRFLKTSLNDLLSRFDHRYLNDVPPFDGMNPSSENLARHLYEEMGKTIAAPARVSRVTVWESDDARADYSRSG
- a CDS encoding valine--tRNA ligase gives rise to the protein MNEKGPEKEKPYDPKSVEERWYAAWIAAGSFHADPSRPGDAYSIVIPPPNVTGSLHMGHALNITLQDVLLRYARMNGRNALWLPGTDHAGIATQNVVERELGKEGISRQELGRAAFIERVWKWKEQSGGTILNQLKRLGAACDWERERFTMDEGLSRAVREAFVRLYRKGLVYRGRYIINWCPRCRTALSDLEVSYVEKKGALWYIRYPGMSGEEGVVVATTRPETMLGDTAVAVNPKDDRYSGRIGTTLRLPLMNRPIPVVADEMVDREFGTGAVKITPAHDVNDFEVARRHGLPSVRVIDESGAMTRDAGAFAGMDRFACRDAVVAKLAEEGLLVREEPYLHNIGHCYRCRTVVEPSESMQWFVKTKPLAAPAIRAVREGETRIVPAQWEKTYYEWMENIHDWCISRQIWWGHRIPAFHCGACGNTMVEIDPPTKCEACGETDLRQEEDVLDTWFSSGLWPFSTLGWPERTADLERYYPTSVLVTGFDILFFWVARMMMMGIEFTGKAPFRDVVIHALVRDARGEKMSKTRGNVIDPLAVIDRFGTDAFRFTLVALAAQGRDIRMSDDRVEGYRNFMNKLYQAGRFVRMHVDDATPWELPEDLPVTDRWILSRLQRVIDEVRRGIEEYRFNEAGSAFYQFVWHEFCDWYLEMIKPALSPEAGEVERQLQRAVLIRVYETILALGHPFIPFITEELWHALPGKRGLLYDRPYPAVDTGATDENIEDEMAHLMEVIRAVRNIRSELNVPPGKKVEVRLKGQVEEQKFLREHEEIVRRLARAGRVSYVDPDYIPVKDATAVVNDIEVCLPLEGLIDFGQEAKRLRKEVEKTNAEYARVAGQLGNTRFTAKAPLDIIDALRDREKTLEQKLTKLGKNLELVSRYLA
- a CDS encoding DUF1858 domain-containing protein is translated as MIDKEMKIEDVLRRYPQAIPVFERFGFDCAQCQLSEYENLEHGAKVHGIDLSVLLKELNESLAVKG
- a CDS encoding menaquinone biosynthesis protein; the protein is MDPLVKAVGRSSRRERGKLQRMIGHPSPLRVGRIPYANLVPIFHGLGIGDVPGGVSFVDGHPSELNRMLRDGGLDLSPSSSIEYAVHPDRYLLCPGISVSSKRRVMSVLLLSNGPLRQLPPEPIAVTGNSDTSIMLLEILLRESLGRANLLVRTKLSAREALRRYPAHLVIGDEAIRAAVDGVAPHVTDLGEWWRRETGKPFVFALWIATRSAWEERRDPLYRFSVALLEAKRSAQASIRRGEYPWGGPEWIPPAFREDYWHCLSYDLGEESEGLSLFYELAAKIGRIAAAPPLRFLETG